A window of Paenibacillus sp. 19GGS1-52 contains these coding sequences:
- a CDS encoding SDR family oxidoreductase, translating into MMYPTFDLNGKIVVITGASMGLGQGLAKALAHAGAKVILTARSVQKLELVAEEIRAEGGEAEIRQLDVTDTAQIGTVMNEVKAAFGHIDILVNNAGLGANHAAVDVTEEDWDSMMDVNLKGLFFCCQAAGKIMLEQGNGRIVNISSQASVVGIIDHAVYCASKGGVNQLTRVLALEWSRHGVNVNAVAPTFTYTPGTAERLDDPKYYSDVVNRIPANRVAEIQDVAGAVIYLASSAGNMVTGTTLLVDGGWTAQ; encoded by the coding sequence ATGATGTATCCAACTTTTGATTTGAATGGAAAAATAGTAGTGATCACAGGGGCAAGCATGGGTTTAGGGCAAGGTTTGGCTAAAGCACTCGCACATGCAGGTGCGAAGGTTATTCTTACAGCGCGCAGCGTGCAAAAGCTGGAGCTTGTAGCAGAGGAAATCCGCGCGGAAGGTGGAGAAGCAGAGATTCGTCAACTGGACGTTACGGATACAGCACAAATTGGCACCGTCATGAACGAAGTGAAGGCAGCCTTTGGCCATATTGATATTTTGGTCAATAATGCAGGCCTTGGGGCAAATCATGCGGCGGTAGATGTAACAGAAGAGGATTGGGACAGCATGATGGATGTGAACCTGAAAGGGTTGTTCTTTTGCTGCCAGGCCGCCGGAAAAATCATGCTTGAGCAAGGGAATGGGAGAATTGTGAACATCAGCTCTCAAGCCAGTGTTGTCGGCATCATCGACCACGCCGTTTATTGTGCGTCCAAGGGTGGCGTGAATCAGCTGACCCGTGTTCTGGCACTGGAATGGTCTCGTCACGGAGTGAATGTCAATGCGGTCGCCCCTACGTTTACTTATACACCGGGTACTGCTGAGCGCTTGGACGACCCGAAATACTATAGCGACGTAGTTAACCGGATTCCTGCCAATCGGGTAGCTGAAATACAGGATGTCGCCGGTGCTGTTATTTATCTCGCCTCCTCTGCGGGTAACATGGTTACGGGGACCACACTATTGGTAGATGGAGGCTGGACTGCACAATAA
- a CDS encoding TerD family protein, producing MSIEVVKGQKAELTKGNPGINHLTVEIGWKSPATLEIDTSAFLLGAQGKVRNDDDLIFYNNPYTPYIRYKDVPAASGLKQFEVELDKIPSDIIKIAFTTTIYDGEKRGQSFGQVQEAYFRILNQVTGSEILRCDLGNHFSVETAVVVGELYRYNTEWKFNSIAAGFAGGLKELCSNFGIEVADEPALPAPQPEVIHKLPEPIPEPKPQIPPRILAAPLPVRQEEFPPAPVVNLNLKKIELKKKGDSINLKKSAGGLGEVLINLNWNQKQGGGLFSRKNGVDLDLACLYELKNGSKGVVQALGNSFGSLSQPPYVFLDGDDRTGTVTTGENLRINGTKIAEIERILIFAFIYKGVTNWLEADGIVTIKQSGGPDIIVHMDEHNNHKGMCAIALFQNVSNETFSIERLVQYFSGHREMDQAYRWGLRWVAGSK from the coding sequence ATGAGCATTGAAGTTGTCAAAGGACAAAAGGCTGAACTAACCAAAGGAAACCCAGGAATTAACCATCTAACCGTAGAGATCGGCTGGAAATCGCCAGCGACGTTAGAGATAGATACCTCTGCTTTTCTGCTTGGGGCGCAAGGTAAAGTGAGAAACGATGATGATTTAATTTTCTATAATAATCCATACACACCTTATATCAGATATAAGGACGTGCCTGCTGCGAGCGGGCTCAAGCAATTTGAAGTTGAACTGGATAAGATTCCTTCCGATATTATAAAGATCGCCTTTACGACTACGATCTATGATGGGGAGAAGAGGGGTCAAAGTTTTGGGCAAGTCCAAGAGGCTTATTTTCGTATTCTGAATCAGGTGACGGGTTCGGAAATCCTCCGATGTGACCTTGGAAATCATTTCTCTGTGGAAACGGCCGTTGTGGTAGGAGAATTATATAGATACAACACTGAGTGGAAGTTCAACTCCATTGCAGCAGGTTTTGCTGGTGGACTGAAGGAGTTATGTAGCAACTTTGGAATAGAGGTTGCTGATGAGCCAGCCCTCCCTGCTCCGCAGCCTGAGGTTATACACAAATTACCGGAGCCTATTCCAGAACCTAAGCCACAGATTCCACCACGAATCTTAGCGGCTCCTTTGCCCGTGAGGCAAGAGGAGTTTCCTCCAGCTCCGGTAGTGAATCTCAATCTGAAGAAGATCGAGCTGAAGAAAAAAGGCGATTCCATCAACCTGAAGAAATCAGCTGGTGGTCTCGGTGAAGTCTTGATCAACCTGAACTGGAATCAGAAGCAAGGTGGAGGCCTATTTAGCCGCAAGAATGGGGTGGATTTGGACCTCGCATGTTTATATGAGCTAAAGAACGGTAGTAAGGGAGTAGTTCAAGCGCTGGGTAACTCATTTGGTTCATTGAGCCAGCCTCCTTACGTCTTTCTCGATGGCGATGATCGCACAGGAACCGTAACAACTGGTGAGAATCTGCGTATTAACGGTACTAAGATTGCAGAAATTGAACGGATTCTTATCTTTGCATTTATTTATAAAGGTGTTACCAACTGGTTGGAAGCTGATGGTATTGTTACTATTAAACAGAGTGGAGGGCCGGACATTATTGTGCATATGGACGAGCATAACAATCACAAAGGGATGTGTGCAATTGCCCTATTCCAGAATGTGAGTAATGAAACGTTCAGTATCGAAAGGCTTGTGCAATATTTCAGCGGCCATCGGGAGATGGATCAGGCATACAGGTGGGGGCTGCGCTGGGTAGCAGGCAGTAAATAA
- a CDS encoding transporter substrate-binding domain-containing protein — protein MKSRKKWAMSALVAFLVVAMVGCSSNNDKSAGGSNAAEKIMFASDASYAPMEYMDTDTIKGFDIDFIAAVMKEAGIDYEVKNTGWDTMLTSVKQGTEYQAGLSSVSITDERKETYDYSIPYFESTNMIMVKEGSDIKSALDLKDKVVAIQGATTADDLMSGIMGVDNTNLKRFDSNAVALMELNGGGADAVVADIAIVREYMKNNPDQKLVGIVDTKNFGSEYYGILYPKGSEWKAKLDPAIKKVLENGKYAEIYKTWFGEEPNMDNLLKAQ, from the coding sequence ATGAAGAGTAGAAAAAAATGGGCGATGTCAGCTTTAGTAGCATTTTTAGTAGTAGCAATGGTGGGTTGTAGCTCCAATAATGACAAATCTGCAGGTGGAAGTAATGCGGCAGAGAAGATTATGTTTGCTAGCGATGCTAGTTATGCGCCAATGGAATATATGGATACAGACACCATCAAAGGCTTCGATATCGATTTTATCGCTGCGGTAATGAAGGAAGCGGGTATCGATTACGAAGTGAAGAATACAGGCTGGGATACGATGCTTACAAGCGTGAAGCAGGGTACGGAGTATCAAGCTGGATTATCCTCAGTCTCAATTACGGATGAACGCAAGGAAACCTATGACTATTCCATTCCTTATTTTGAATCCACGAATATGATCATGGTTAAAGAAGGCAGCGACATTAAGAGTGCGCTTGACCTGAAGGATAAGGTCGTGGCTATTCAGGGAGCTACTACGGCTGATGATCTGATGAGCGGCATTATGGGTGTAGACAACACTAATCTGAAACGTTTTGACAGCAATGCGGTAGCACTAATGGAATTGAACGGCGGCGGTGCCGATGCAGTTGTAGCGGATATCGCAATCGTACGCGAATACATGAAGAATAATCCCGATCAGAAGCTGGTAGGTATTGTAGATACTAAGAATTTTGGATCAGAGTATTATGGCATTCTGTATCCTAAAGGCAGTGAATGGAAGGCTAAACTTGACCCAGCGATCAAGAAGGTCCTGGAGAATGGGAAATACGCAGAAATCTACAAAACATGGTTCGGCGAAGAGCCTAACATGGACAACCTTCTAAAAGCGCAGTAA
- a CDS encoding TerD family protein, whose product MAGINLVKGQKIDLTKGNAGLSNVIVGLGWDPAEPARGFFGVKKQANIDCDASALLLSEDGKLTKKGNLIYFSNKQSPCNSVIHSGDNLTGEGDGDDEQITVNLSAVPADVHKIVVVVNIYDAVNRKQDFGMIKSAYIRVINSAGNNELIKFNLSDNYTGFTALICGELYRNGGEWKFAAIGEGSHAAHISQLAERYI is encoded by the coding sequence TTGGCTGGAATTAATCTGGTAAAAGGTCAGAAGATTGATCTGACAAAAGGTAATGCAGGACTTTCCAATGTGATCGTAGGTTTGGGTTGGGACCCTGCTGAGCCGGCGCGGGGCTTCTTCGGTGTCAAGAAGCAGGCGAACATTGATTGCGACGCATCGGCACTGCTGCTGAGCGAAGATGGCAAGTTAACGAAGAAAGGCAATTTGATATATTTCTCAAACAAGCAAAGTCCTTGTAATTCGGTTATTCACTCAGGGGACAACCTAACAGGTGAAGGCGATGGCGACGACGAGCAAATTACAGTTAATTTGAGCGCTGTTCCTGCAGATGTTCATAAGATTGTAGTTGTTGTTAACATTTATGATGCAGTGAACCGCAAACAGGACTTTGGGATGATCAAATCAGCTTATATTCGGGTAATTAATTCTGCTGGTAACAATGAACTGATTAAGTTCAATCTGTCGGACAATTACACAGGCTTTACGGCATTAATTTGCGGGGAGCTTTATCGCAATGGCGGAGAATGGAAGTTTGCCGCAATCGGTGAAGGCAGTCACGCAGCACATATCAGTCAATTGGCAGAACGTTATATCTAA
- a CDS encoding amino acid ABC transporter ATP-binding protein, whose amino-acid sequence MISVKHLHKSFGANTVLTDINVDIYSQEVVVVIGPSGSGKSTFLRCLNLLEQPQSGEIIIEGISLMDKSTKINDIRTELGMVFQQFNLFPHKKVIENIMLAPIQVRKWSPEKAREKALQLLQKVGLSEKAEMYPASLSGGQAQRVAIARALAMEPKIMLFDEPTSALDPEMVGEVLAVMKDLAREGMTMIVVTHEMGFAREVGDRVLFMEQGIIVEEGSPEQLFGNPAQERTQAFLSKVL is encoded by the coding sequence ATTATCTCAGTAAAGCATTTACATAAATCGTTCGGAGCGAATACGGTGCTGACCGATATTAACGTTGATATTTATAGCCAAGAGGTTGTAGTGGTCATCGGACCATCCGGTTCGGGGAAATCCACCTTCCTGCGTTGTCTGAATTTGCTGGAACAGCCGCAGAGCGGAGAGATTATTATCGAAGGTATTTCTTTGATGGACAAGAGCACCAAGATTAACGATATTCGCACAGAGCTCGGGATGGTGTTCCAGCAATTTAACCTGTTTCCGCATAAGAAAGTTATCGAGAACATCATGCTTGCGCCGATTCAGGTTCGTAAATGGTCTCCGGAGAAAGCACGGGAAAAGGCGCTGCAACTGCTGCAAAAAGTAGGCTTAAGCGAGAAGGCGGAGATGTATCCGGCGTCCTTATCCGGCGGTCAGGCGCAGCGTGTAGCCATTGCGCGGGCGCTCGCTATGGAGCCTAAGATTATGCTGTTTGATGAGCCAACTTCTGCACTGGACCCGGAGATGGTCGGTGAGGTGCTGGCGGTGATGAAAGATCTGGCCCGTGAAGGCATGACGATGATTGTGGTTACACATGAGATGGGCTTTGCACGCGAGGTTGGGGACCGGGTTCTTTTTATGGAACAGGGAATTATAGTAGAGGAAGGTAGCCCGGAGCAATTGTTTGGGAATCCGGCGCAGGAACGTACCCAGGCCTTTCTTTCTAAAGTACTGTAG
- a CDS encoding TerD family protein — MTISLSKGQRIDLTKTNPGLTKVVVGLGWDTNKYSGGQDFDLDASAFLLHEDGKAKGPDDFVFYNNPTGGAGSLTHTGDNRTGEGDGDDEQIIVDFGKVPAHIQRIGITVTIYDYAARAQNFGQVSNAFVRVVDASSDREVMRFDLGEDFSTETAVVFCEFYRNGADWKFQAIGSGFAGGLGALTKNYGLDAQ; from the coding sequence GTGACGATCAGTCTTTCCAAAGGACAGCGGATTGATCTTACCAAGACCAATCCGGGTCTGACGAAGGTAGTAGTAGGATTGGGCTGGGATACGAACAAATATAGCGGTGGTCAGGATTTTGATCTGGATGCTTCAGCGTTTCTGTTGCATGAGGACGGCAAAGCCAAGGGCCCCGATGATTTTGTATTCTACAACAATCCGACCGGCGGTGCAGGTTCCTTGACTCATACGGGAGATAACCGTACAGGTGAAGGTGACGGGGATGACGAGCAGATCATTGTTGATTTCGGCAAAGTTCCAGCTCACATTCAACGCATTGGTATAACGGTAACGATCTATGATTATGCCGCACGTGCGCAGAACTTTGGACAAGTCTCCAATGCCTTCGTGCGTGTCGTGGATGCTTCATCCGACCGTGAGGTCATGCGTTTTGATTTGGGTGAAGATTTCTCAACGGAAACGGCCGTTGTATTCTGCGAATTTTATCGCAATGGTGCGGATTGGAAGTTCCAGGCGATTGGCAGTGGTTTTGCCGGCGGTCTGGGTGCATTAACCAAGAACTACGGATTGGACGCGCAATAG
- a CDS encoding amino acid ABC transporter permease, protein MDFKFDIIIHYLPVLFRGTMLTIGFSIVSILIGSILGLGIGFGKMAPRWYFRWPFHLYINFFRGTPLYVQILIVHFGVVPPIYGKTNALISGVVALSLNSAAYSAEIFRAGIQSIDRGQKEAAISLGMSSRQAMRFIILPQAIKRMVPAFGNEFIVLVKDSSLMAIVAAPEIMYWSNTMKGQYLRIWEPYLTAALIYFILTYSLSKLLNYLERRV, encoded by the coding sequence ATGGATTTCAAATTTGATATCATTATTCATTATTTGCCAGTTCTATTTAGAGGAACAATGCTGACGATCGGCTTCTCTATCGTTTCTATACTGATTGGTTCCATTCTCGGACTAGGCATTGGCTTCGGAAAAATGGCGCCACGCTGGTATTTTCGCTGGCCCTTTCATTTATATATTAACTTCTTCCGCGGGACACCGCTTTATGTGCAGATTCTGATTGTCCATTTCGGCGTGGTACCTCCTATTTACGGCAAGACTAATGCTCTTATTTCTGGGGTTGTAGCTCTTTCGCTAAACTCCGCTGCCTATTCTGCTGAAATTTTTCGGGCGGGTATTCAGTCTATTGATCGGGGGCAGAAGGAAGCGGCCATTTCACTGGGTATGAGTAGCAGGCAGGCGATGCGGTTTATCATTCTTCCACAGGCTATCAAACGGATGGTTCCAGCTTTTGGGAATGAATTTATCGTATTGGTGAAGGACTCCTCGCTTATGGCTATTGTAGCCGCACCGGAAATTATGTATTGGAGCAACACTATGAAAGGTCAATATTTGCGGATCTGGGAGCCGTATTTGACCGCCGCCTTAATCTATTTCATTCTTACCTATTCCCTCAGCAAGCTGCTGAATTATCTCGAACGGAGGGTGTAA
- a CDS encoding tellurite resistance TerB family protein yields MSTFKNWLNTTKNGLSDQVKKFKNKDFMNAVVAGCALVAAADGKITEAEKNKMAGYMNISNELKVFDMKEVINQFNFYVSNFDFSPEIGKQEALKSISKFSSKPEVGRVIVGVCSAIGAADGDFDEHEKAVVRNICSVLGLNPGEFSL; encoded by the coding sequence ATGAGCACATTTAAAAATTGGTTAAACACAACGAAAAACGGACTGTCGGATCAAGTTAAGAAATTCAAAAATAAGGATTTCATGAATGCGGTGGTTGCGGGTTGCGCACTAGTTGCTGCTGCTGACGGTAAGATTACGGAAGCTGAGAAGAACAAAATGGCTGGATATATGAACATAAGCAATGAATTGAAGGTATTTGACATGAAAGAAGTTATTAATCAATTCAACTTCTACGTCAGTAACTTTGATTTCTCTCCAGAAATCGGCAAGCAAGAGGCGCTGAAGAGTATCTCTAAATTTAGCAGCAAACCAGAAGTGGGACGTGTTATCGTGGGAGTATGTTCTGCCATTGGAGCAGCTGATGGTGACTTTGATGAGCATGAGAAAGCGGTAGTGCGAAATATTTGCAGTGTATTAGGATTAAACCCAGGCGAATTCAGCCTATAA
- a CDS encoding TerD family protein: protein MAINLSKGQKIDLTKTNPGLSKITVGLGWDTNKYDGGKDFDLDVSVFLTNAGGKVDKETNFIFFNNKQNENASVVHTGDNRTGEGDGDDEQVQVDLLNIPADVEKVAFTITIYEAEARSQNFGQVSRSYVRIVNDANSEELIRFDLGEDFSVETGVVVGELYRNGAEWKFNAIGSGYKDGLSGLTRDYGLN from the coding sequence ATGGCAATTAATTTATCTAAAGGTCAAAAGATTGACTTAACGAAAACGAATCCGGGTCTTTCCAAAATTACGGTAGGCTTGGGCTGGGACACTAATAAATATGATGGCGGTAAAGATTTCGACTTGGATGTTTCTGTATTCTTAACAAATGCTGGCGGAAAAGTGGATAAAGAGACTAATTTTATCTTCTTCAATAATAAGCAGAACGAGAACGCTTCCGTTGTCCATACTGGCGATAATCGCACTGGTGAAGGTGATGGTGACGATGAACAGGTTCAAGTGGATCTTTTGAACATCCCAGCCGACGTAGAAAAAGTTGCTTTTACCATTACAATCTATGAAGCAGAAGCAAGAAGCCAAAATTTCGGACAAGTCTCCCGTTCTTATGTACGTATCGTAAATGATGCGAACAGTGAAGAATTGATCCGCTTTGATCTGGGCGAAGATTTCTCCGTTGAGACAGGTGTGGTTGTCGGTGAACTTTATCGTAACGGTGCTGAATGGAAGTTCAATGCAATCGGCAGCGGCTATAAAGACGGTTTGTCCGGCTTGACCCGTGATTACGGCTTGAATTAA